Proteins encoded within one genomic window of Panicum virgatum strain AP13 chromosome 1N, P.virgatum_v5, whole genome shotgun sequence:
- the LOC120655743 gene encoding probable LRR receptor-like serine/threonine-protein kinase At3g47570, with protein sequence MAGLFINLHQHFSISVHVFFILLCTLPSSIAITEKFSDARQALLSFKLQLSNDPLGALASWNNDSANFCKWQGITCSKRHTNRVIALDLHSKGLVGQIPLSIANLSFLTAIDLSDNHLHSAIPYEIGGLKRLRKLNLSMNSLDGTIPAALSSLSSLEEISLWNNSLSGEIPSNLSRCSKLKFIHFSSNKLQGRIPTWVGTLPALQALILSGNNFVGNVPDSLGTTPSITYVNLGQNYLTGGIPHNITNSQSLQYLVLPYNGLSGMIPPELFNSSSLVMLDLTRNNFTGAIPSVSSVSSPLFSLTLGDNSLSGSIPVPLANFSSLLMLYLGGNNLVGSIPDSLGMLQLEILDISINKLSGLVPYCIYNMSSLTFLSIGNNSFAGKLPWNIGLLLPSISTLILQANRFEGPIPSSLVNASSLEVLDLGVNSFHGLVPKLGTLTMLKELDIGVNHLEGQVWSSLSPLINCSNLVKLLLDDNKFTGSLPESVGNFTINMNWLWLSKNNFSGSIPSSIGNLKNLTLLYADQNQLTGSIPSTIGNLHKLGSLSLARNKLTGVIPNSIGNLDQVEEMYLDNNELEGTIPSTLEGCKNLLILNLSSNRLDGNIPVELFRLSSLSRGLDLSHNLISGSIPSQVGSLINLGQLYLSGNLLPGKVPFSIGQCVLLQSLKLDRNSLDGGIPDSFRNLKGIEEMDLSQNQLSGPIPSFFGLYTSLRYLNLSFNDFSGPVPIGSPFNSTAEVSLQGNKMLCAFTTIHGLPPCLTFNSSGKGISHIMKIVLPLGIFSLVSLLCLLWLFFTKRRRQPQRIFISNRKLKKVSYADIFNGTNNFSPENLVGMGRFGAVYKAVLDIAALPVAVKVFNLEQHGAVKSFCDECNVLKRIRHRNLINVITLCSTIDYSGKEFKALIFEYMPNGNLEKWIHPTTYGSGEGPLSLGQRINIAMDVAYALDYLHNRCVPALVHCDLKPSNILLDYDMTAHVADFGLTKFLNTSSSVQQNSSTMSCGPIGSIGYIAPEYAMGVKNTTEGDVYSYGVLLLQLITGKRPTDEIFKDGLNLHKFVYAVFPERICEILDANLLQELSNTGSDSGEQNCAEAWMHGCIIPLVKIGLLCCVELPRQRMRMGDVCSEVAGIKDEYLMSLLQSEQRNWLLAS encoded by the exons ATGGCTGGTCTGTTCATAAATCTTCACCAACACTTCTCTATTTCAGTTCATGTCTTCTTCATCCTACTCTGCACCTTGCCATCTTCAATTGCAATCACCGAAAAATTCTCGGATGCCAGACAAGCTCTCCTATCTTTCAAGCTGCAGCTCTCCAATGATCCTCTTGGAGCATTGGCCTCATGGAACAATGATTCTGCCAATTTCTGCAAGTGGCAAGGAATCACATGCAGTAAAAGGCACACTAATCGTGTCATTGCACTGGACTTGCACTCCAAGGGCCTTGTTGGTCAGATACCACTCAGTATAGCCAACCTCTCTTTCCTCACAGCCATTGACCTATCTGATAATCATCTCCACAGTGCCATACCCTATGAAATTGGTGGCCTGAAGAGGCTTAGAAAGCTGAACCTAAGTATGAATTCACTCGATGGCACGATACCTGCAGCTTTGTCATCATTGTCTAGCCTCGAGGAAATCAGCCTCTGGAACAATTCACTCTCAGGTGAGATCCCTTCAAACCTTAGCCGATGCTCCAAACTCAAGTTCATCCATTTCAGTAGCAACAAGCTCCAAGGAAGAATTCCTACATGGGTTGGGACACTCCCTGCCCTCCAAGCATTGATTCTGTCAGGAAATAACTTTGTCGGTAACGTCCCTGACTCATTAGGCACTACGCCATCTATTACCTATGTTAATCTAGGCCAAAACTACCTTACTGGAGGAATTCCACATAATATAACAAACAGCCAATCTCTGCAATACCTAGTACTCCCATATAATGGTCTTAGCGGCATGATTCCTCCAGAATTGTTCAATAGCTCATCCCTCGTGATGCTTGATCTTACACGCAATAATTTCACTGGAGCTATACCATCTGTCAGTTCAGTGTCATCACCTCTTTTTTCCCTTACCTTGGGCGATAACAGCCTTTCAGGAAGCATCCCTGTACCCCTGGCAAATTTTTCTTCCCTTTTGATGTTGTACCTTGGTGGCAACAACCTCGTTGGTAGCATACCTGATAGTTTGGGCATGTTGCAACTTGAAATATTGGATATAAGCATCAATAAGCTGTCAGGCTTGGTACCATATTGTATTTATAATATGTCATCATTAACTTTTCTAAGCATTGGTAATAACTCCTTTGCTGGAAAACTTCCATGGAACATTGGTCTCCTTCTACCTTCCATTAGCACATTGATACTACAAGCAAACAGATTTGAGGGTCCGATTCCATCCTCATTGGTTAATGCATCTAGTCTTGAAGTCCTTGATCTAGGGGTGAACTCATTCCATGGGTTAGTTCCTAAATTAGGGACCTTGACTATGCTGAAGGAATTGGACATAGGTGTGAATCACCTCGAAGGACAAGTTTGGAGCTCTCTTTCCCCTCTCATAAATTGCAGCAATCTGGTCAAATTGCTCTTAGATGACAATAAGTTCACAGGAAGCCTGCCTGAATCAGTTGGCAATTTTACGATAAATATGAACTGGTTATGGTTAAGCAAGAACAATTTTTCAGGAAGCATACCTTCTAGCATAGGGAACCTTAAGAACCTGACATTGCTTTATGCAGACCAGAATCAGTTAACTGGAAGTATTCCTTCAACCATTGGCAATCTTCACAAATTGGGTTCTCTAAGCTTGGCAAGAAATAAGCTTACAGGTGTCATTCCAAATTCTATCGGTAATCTTGACCAGGTGGAGGAAATGTACCTGGACAATAATGAATTAGAGGGGACAATACCATCCACTTTAGAAGGCTGCAAAAATTtgttgattctaaacttgtccTCTAACAGACTTGATGGAAACATACCAGTAGAACTCTTTAGACTCTCATCACTTTCACGCGGATTGGACTTATCCCACAACCTCATTAGTGGTTCCATACCATCACAGGTTGGGAGTCTTATCAATCTTGGACAGTTATATCTTTCGGGAAACCTGCTGCCAGGAAAAGTTCCATTTTCAATAGGACAATGTGTGCTTTTGCAATCCCTGAAATTGGATCGGAACTCCCTTGATGGGGGCATTCCTGACTCCTTCAGAAACTTGAAAGGCATTGAGGAAATGGACCTCTCTCAAAACCAGTTATCTGGACCCATTCCAAGTTTCTTCGGATTGTATACTTCATTGCGATACTTGAATCTGTCTTTCAATGATTTTAGCGGGCCAGTTCCAATTGGAAGTCCTTTCAATAGTACAGCTGAGGTATCTCTTCAAGGAAATAAGATGTTATGTGCATTTACTACAATACATGGGTTGCCACCTTGCTTGACATTTAACTCGAGTGGAAAAGGGATATCTCATATCATGAAGATTGTTCTTCCACTTGGTATTTTTTCCTTGGTTTCATTGCTATGTCTATTGTGGTTATTTTTCACTAAGAGGAGAAGACAACCTCAAAGGATTTTCATCAGTAACAGGAAGCTGAAGAAAGTATCTtatgctgacattttcaacggAACAAACAATTTCTCACCTGAGAATTTGGTTGGGATGGGTCGGTTCGGGGCAGTATATAAGGCTGTATTGGACATTGCTGCTCTTCCTGTAGCAGTTAAAGTGTTCAATCTTGAGCAACATGGAGCAGTGAAGAGCTTTTGTGATGAATGCAACGTCCTGAAAAGAATTCGCCACCGGAATCTAATCAACGTCATCACCTTGTGTTCTACCATCGATTACAGCGGGAAGGAGTTTAAAGCTCTCATCTTTGAATATATGCCAAATGGTAATTTAGAGAAGTGGATCCATCCAACAACATATGGATCTGGAGAGGGGCCATTAAGTCTTGGGCAAAGGATAAACATAGCCATGGATGTCGCATATGCTTTAGATTATCTGCATAACCGTTGTGTGCCTGCATTGGTTCATTGTGATCTAAAGCCAAGCAATATTCTATTGGATTATGACATGACAGCACATGTTGCTGACTTTGGATTGACAAAATTTCTGAATACAAGCTCATCCGTGCAGCAAAACAGCTCAACAATGTCATGTGGACCTATTGGTTCAATCGGATATATTGCACCAG AGTATGCcatgggcgtcaagaatacaaCTGAAGGCGATGTCTATAGCTATGGAGTACTGCTGCTACAATTGATCACTGGAAAGAGACCAACTGATGAAATATTCAAGGATGGCTTAAACCTCCACAAATTTGTGTATGCCGTGTTTCCAGAAAGGATCTGCGAGATTTTGGATGCTAATTTGCTACAAGAACTCAGTAATACTGGTTCTGATTCTGGAGAACAAAATTGTGCTGAAGCTTGGATGCATGGCTGCATTATCCCACTCGTCAAAATAGGCCTTTTATGCTGCGTGGAGCTGCCAAGACAACGAATGAGGATGGGCGATGTGTGCAGTGAAGTTGCAGGAATCAAAGACGAATACTTAATGTCACTGCTGCAATCGGAGCAACGCAATTGGTTATTAGCTAGCTAG